The following are encoded together in the Pleurocapsa sp. FMAR1 genome:
- a CDS encoding serine/threonine protein kinase, with protein MSLCINLQCKKAKNSDTLLFCESCGSELLIDGRYRVQRLLGQGGFGHTYEVLDLNSRPKVLKVLMDNHPKYVELFQQEARVLEIMNHPGIPKLDLDGYFTYYPQSCQEPLHCIVMEKIEGLDLEEYLAKRGNKPISYKRALRWLAELSLILEQVHNLDFFHRDIKPSNIMLQANGCLVLIDFGTARHLSDSYIQKFSAGQITGVISSGYTPIEQMRGKAVKQSDFYALGGTMIYLLTALNPLTFYNSHRDKIEWFKAVENVPPELINLIDSMISSLPANRPTSARAIFQEIVKIDSSLQSVENYWLKPSSISSFQSVEARSQTAFYSNSSIQPIEFHQQVSSQFIDLCSHNLAEFIGPMATIICTQTLAANPYLSTEEFVQALAKKIPNAQDAQQFKQRLL; from the coding sequence ATGAGTTTATGCATAAATCTCCAATGCAAAAAAGCAAAAAATTCTGATACACTACTTTTTTGTGAAAGCTGTGGCTCAGAGCTTTTAATAGATGGGCGATATCGAGTACAGCGTCTACTAGGACAAGGAGGATTTGGTCATACTTATGAAGTATTAGACCTCAATTCTAGACCAAAAGTACTAAAAGTATTGATGGACAATCATCCTAAATATGTAGAGCTATTCCAGCAAGAAGCTCGCGTATTAGAAATCATGAATCATCCTGGTATTCCCAAACTTGATTTAGATGGTTACTTCACCTACTATCCCCAAAGTTGTCAAGAGCCTTTGCACTGTATTGTAATGGAAAAGATTGAAGGCTTAGATTTAGAAGAATACCTTGCTAAAAGAGGCAACAAACCAATATCTTATAAACGGGCTTTACGTTGGTTAGCGGAACTAAGTTTAATTCTAGAACAGGTACACAATCTAGATTTTTTTCATCGTGATATTAAGCCTAGTAATATCATGTTACAAGCAAATGGTTGTCTAGTTTTAATCGATTTTGGCACAGCGAGGCATCTTTCTGACAGTTATATTCAAAAATTCTCGGCAGGTCAAATTACTGGGGTAATATCTAGCGGATATACTCCTATAGAACAAATGAGAGGTAAAGCTGTTAAGCAGTCAGATTTTTATGCTTTAGGAGGTACGATGATCTATCTTCTCACTGCCTTGAATCCTCTGACATTTTATAATTCTCATCGAGACAAAATAGAATGGTTTAAAGCGGTTGAAAATGTTCCACCCGAACTGATTAATCTCATTGATTCGATGATATCTTCTCTTCCTGCAAACAGACCAACAAGTGCTAGAGCTATTTTTCAAGAAATTGTTAAGATTGATTCTAGTTTGCAAAGCGTAGAAAACTACTGGTTGAAGCCATCAAGTATTTCATCTTTTCAGTCAGTTGAAGCTCGCAGTCAAACAGCTTTTTACAGTAATAGTTCGATACAACCAATTGAATTTCATCAACAAGTATCCTCTCAATTTATCGATCTGTGTTCTCACAATTTAGCAGAGTTTATTGGACCGATGGCAACAATTATTT